From the Chthoniobacterales bacterium genome, one window contains:
- a CDS encoding ATP-binding protein codes for MAESVESNPAPGSDLQVAMPDVVRFIRQLAHDLRNDLNAAELQSTYLIEIAENDEVKEEVKRLRGMIAQLSLHLQGVTTALGQVKLNPISYHAGEFIEDLRQKLDATYPDHSARIEWSVAAEKTELQIDPQFLLPAVIELFANAFRHDPADGAIAVEAREENGRFVLTIREPKRSFQRPTENWGREPFRTIGQGHYGLGLHRTRVIVEAHHGQLTARFDPTASSLVSTVSLPAGQ; via the coding sequence ATGGCTGAATCCGTGGAATCAAATCCAGCTCCCGGCTCCGACCTCCAAGTGGCGATGCCGGACGTCGTCCGATTCATCCGCCAACTGGCGCACGATCTCCGTAACGACTTGAACGCCGCAGAATTGCAATCGACGTATTTGATTGAGATCGCGGAGAACGACGAAGTCAAAGAAGAGGTCAAACGCCTGCGCGGAATGATTGCGCAACTCAGCCTGCATCTCCAGGGCGTTACCACCGCGCTGGGCCAGGTGAAGCTTAATCCGATATCCTACCACGCCGGGGAGTTCATCGAGGATCTGCGCCAAAAGCTGGACGCCACGTATCCCGACCACAGCGCAAGAATTGAATGGAGCGTGGCCGCGGAAAAGACGGAGCTCCAAATCGATCCCCAATTCCTGTTGCCCGCCGTCATCGAGTTGTTCGCGAATGCCTTTCGACACGACCCAGCGGATGGCGCCATCGCCGTGGAAGCGCGCGAGGAAAACGGTCGTTTCGTCCTCACCATCCGCGAACCGAAACGCAGCTTCCAGCGGCCGACCGAAAACTGGGGCCGGGAACCGTTTCGCACGATCGGCCAGGGCCATTATGGGCTCGGTCTTCATCGCACCCGGGTCATCGTCGAGGCCCACCATGGACAACTGACGGCACGATTTGATCCGACGGCTTCCTCCCTGGTTAGCACGGTCTCGCTTCCGGCCGGCCAATAG
- a CDS encoding fibronectin type III domain-containing protein has translation MKKKSSSESGIFCARILFSILLCSASVFLALIGFADTTPNNGVLTESSGPLAFTGGPYLIANPSSQVDGTPDCNPPAQPCDEYALTVSGLGAATTASKYIRIEVGWPELGEAQFDLYVFAGTTATGSLIAKSLGNQTYVQPDVVLIPATNGLYTIRIVPFNPQGLSITGSVSLVPFPPVAPVEPGVPPAFSNHISPPALGNSAGEPSIGVDWLPRVPSLKHDLVNTGGVVFFTAGTQQLRVSFDDAFSPPISLWEDVNSPVLPGLDPIGFVDHQTGRVFGLELAGAGSNAAYSDDDGTTWTAFAAGGPPWGPDHETLGTGPYNASAVPPPPPHPLYQNAVYYCSQNVAGGAECSRSDDGGLTFGPGVDMFNPVECYGGIHGHVKVGPDGTVYVPNSSCSAGSGSQGMAVSLDNGLTWVDYTVPNSVGSGDPSVGIGSDNTVYLGYVNGDGRPHIAVSTNHGAAWINDYEVGTPVGCPPGDHYAPCRIKSAVFPAVVAGDGDRAAFGFLGSTTGGNYQDQATFQGIWNFYIATTYDRGAHWVTVNATEGDPVQKGSICLGGILCGDDRNLLDFNDISVDSEGRSIAAYADGCVASTCGVANDYAGRANKAAIVRQLTGRRLFAAFDPPGASPTPTPTATSTPTATPTVTATATATATPTGTPNPACTPPGVVVVTDSGTNDATDAQANHDIISTAVAYPFTGSGPDKLYFTIKVQSLSVLTPSSFYYSSFTVDGAPAAAGTVYGVRMVVDAAGAATFESYLAGAANGGQVDGRFVTSSTPAEAGSNFNPDGTITIIVKPVNIGVPAGGSHTLTNWNGAVAQTAGGVVTAILDGMPSTTGTPISTINRGGNPFTIRSNQSCNPNPTPTPTPSPTPTPGTATAIPRFQNYVPPSTNNFNGGEPSLGTDWITGNAMYLASFSSIRVGFDDCSSPARDTWTNTNVPAAASLDPILFTDHMRVPGDTSPDRTFVSQLTGQDSTTFFTDNDGGSYLPSQGGGIPSGVDHQTIGAGPYNGGAVPPPPPHPTYPNAVYYCSQDVAASFCARSDDGGVTFGAGIPIYDATQCTGIHGHVKVARDGTVYVPNRSCNGKAAVVVSNDNGLTWAVKPVPTSSTTGFLVDPSVGIGDNDVGKPGGQPSNTIYLGYQASDSHAHIAVSHDKGDTWTSDQDVGTALGIVNSTFPEVVGGDDNRAAYAFFGTTVPGDYTNQATFNQSAPWHLYIATTFDAGLTWTTVDATPNDPVQRGSICNLGTTACMRTPNDRNLLDFMDETVDAQGRTLVGYPDGCVDACVTNPTGAHPNSYTARASIARQSGGKRLFSAFDPNPPEPVPPAPPRVDSVYRDAANVVHVNWSEPDHGGSPIIGYNVYRRTTSGAFGAPIMLPAGTTSYYDTTADPATAYLYKVTAVNAIGEGSSCGEFPIGAPPPTNPCSASGFLVSTDPTGDQIGAPTINADLDAQSVSISEPFQNGGPNKLVFTLKVADLSTILPGRQWRIVWTPPTAPLPAGADRYYVGMSSNGAVVSFDYGVVTSSGNEPVVQGTSLDPSPLITGSFTPDGFIVITVANSAVGNPGPGDVFNLVSARNVAGPPNQPIGRGTAIDSSGDGVYTVVGNVACGPTGGTPTPTPTATPTPTATATATATATPTATATATATSTPTATATPIVTATPTATATATPIVTATPTATATATPIVTATPTATATAPPIVTATPTATATATPIVTATPTATATATPIVTPTPTASATATPIVTATPTATATATPIVTATPTATATATPIVTATPTATATATPIVTPTPTASATATPIVTATPTATATPIVTATPTATATATPIVTATPTATATPIVTATPTATATATPIVTATPTATATVAPTATATATPASQPLNLSTRMRVDTGDNAGIGGLIITGSAPKKVIIRAIGPSLTTFGFPASELLADPTLEVHGPGAFITLTNNNWRDTQQTEIEASGLAPTNILESAIIAVLPPGAYTAVVRGNGAGVGVGLVEVYDLDVAAASKLGNLSTRAFVRTGNNVVIAGFILGNGAGDDRVVVRGLGPSLSQFGISNPLQDPTLELRDQNGTLLKSNNDWADDPAQAAEITAAGLAPSNGKESAIAATLPPGLYTAILAGAGATNGVGLVEVYDRGDGP, from the coding sequence ATGAAGAAAAAATCCTCGTCTGAATCCGGCATTTTTTGTGCGCGGATTTTATTTTCCATCCTTCTTTGCAGCGCGAGCGTTTTTTTGGCGCTAATTGGTTTTGCCGATACGACTCCAAACAACGGGGTGCTGACCGAATCGAGCGGACCGCTTGCCTTCACCGGCGGACCTTATCTCATAGCCAATCCCTCTTCCCAGGTGGACGGAACTCCGGACTGCAATCCCCCCGCGCAACCCTGTGACGAGTACGCGCTCACGGTCTCCGGGCTCGGTGCGGCGACGACGGCGAGCAAATACATTCGGATTGAGGTGGGCTGGCCTGAGCTCGGTGAGGCGCAGTTCGACCTCTATGTCTTCGCGGGAACGACCGCGACCGGCAGTCTTATCGCCAAGAGCCTTGGGAATCAGACGTACGTGCAACCGGACGTCGTTCTCATCCCGGCGACAAACGGCCTTTACACGATCCGCATAGTCCCGTTCAACCCCCAAGGCCTGAGCATTACGGGGTCAGTCAGCCTTGTGCCATTTCCTCCCGTAGCGCCAGTCGAGCCTGGAGTTCCTCCTGCCTTTTCGAATCATATCTCTCCCCCTGCGCTTGGAAATAGTGCGGGCGAGCCCTCGATCGGCGTCGACTGGCTGCCGCGCGTCCCATCGCTCAAGCACGATTTGGTCAACACGGGAGGAGTTGTCTTCTTCACGGCAGGCACCCAACAGCTGCGGGTTAGTTTCGACGATGCGTTTTCTCCGCCTATCTCTCTTTGGGAAGACGTGAACAGCCCTGTTTTGCCCGGGCTCGATCCAATTGGCTTTGTCGATCACCAAACGGGTCGCGTTTTCGGGCTCGAGCTAGCCGGTGCCGGCAGCAATGCGGCCTATTCCGATGATGACGGCACGACTTGGACTGCATTTGCGGCTGGGGGACCACCGTGGGGTCCTGATCATGAAACACTCGGAACCGGTCCTTACAATGCATCCGCAGTTCCGCCGCCACCGCCGCACCCATTGTATCAAAATGCGGTCTACTATTGCTCGCAAAACGTCGCCGGGGGAGCGGAATGTTCGAGAAGCGACGACGGAGGCCTGACGTTCGGCCCGGGGGTCGACATGTTTAATCCCGTCGAATGTTATGGCGGAATTCACGGTCACGTAAAAGTGGGCCCCGACGGGACGGTGTATGTTCCGAACTCGTCGTGCAGCGCGGGGAGCGGAAGTCAGGGCATGGCTGTCTCGCTAGACAACGGCCTGACCTGGGTTGACTACACTGTTCCCAACAGCGTGGGAAGTGGGGATCCCTCCGTCGGGATCGGAAGTGATAACACGGTCTATCTCGGCTACGTGAACGGAGACGGCCGCCCACACATTGCAGTCTCAACCAATCACGGGGCTGCGTGGATAAACGACTATGAGGTGGGGACGCCAGTCGGTTGCCCACCCGGCGACCACTACGCTCCTTGCCGGATCAAGAGCGCGGTCTTTCCAGCCGTTGTTGCCGGAGACGGAGATCGAGCGGCGTTCGGTTTTCTCGGAAGCACCACCGGCGGGAACTACCAGGACCAAGCGACGTTCCAAGGCATCTGGAACTTTTACATTGCCACCACCTATGACCGGGGCGCGCACTGGGTAACCGTCAATGCGACCGAAGGCGATCCAGTTCAAAAGGGATCCATCTGCCTCGGAGGAATTCTCTGCGGCGATGACAGAAACCTGCTCGACTTCAACGACATTAGTGTCGACAGCGAAGGTCGCAGCATCGCGGCCTATGCCGATGGCTGTGTGGCTTCGACATGCGGCGTGGCGAACGACTACGCCGGTCGCGCGAACAAAGCGGCTATCGTTCGCCAGTTGACGGGGCGCCGGCTATTCGCCGCTTTCGACCCCCCGGGAGCCAGCCCGACTCCAACGCCGACAGCGACGTCAACTCCGACAGCCACCCCTACCGTAACTGCTACGGCTACGGCCACAGCCACGCCAACCGGCACGCCGAATCCGGCTTGCACGCCACCGGGCGTCGTAGTCGTTACCGATAGCGGGACGAACGATGCCACGGACGCTCAGGCGAACCACGACATTATCAGCACAGCGGTGGCTTATCCGTTCACCGGTTCCGGTCCCGATAAACTCTATTTCACGATCAAGGTGCAGTCGCTCAGCGTTCTGACACCTAGCTCCTTCTACTATTCGTCTTTCACGGTTGATGGAGCACCGGCAGCGGCGGGCACTGTTTACGGTGTGAGAATGGTCGTCGATGCAGCGGGTGCGGCGACTTTCGAGAGTTATCTCGCGGGAGCGGCCAACGGTGGACAGGTGGATGGCCGTTTTGTCACTTCGTCCACCCCGGCGGAAGCGGGCAGTAACTTCAATCCGGACGGGACAATCACTATCATTGTCAAGCCGGTCAATATTGGAGTGCCGGCAGGGGGCAGCCATACCCTCACGAACTGGAACGGGGCGGTAGCTCAAACGGCAGGCGGAGTAGTCACCGCTATCCTCGATGGAATGCCGTCTACGACCGGGACGCCGATCTCGACAATCAATCGTGGCGGCAACCCGTTCACCATTCGGAGCAACCAGTCCTGCAACCCCAATCCGACCCCAACTCCCACGCCTTCGCCCACGCCGACGCCAGGGACAGCGACAGCTATTCCTCGCTTTCAGAACTACGTTCCACCATCAACGAACAATTTTAACGGAGGCGAACCCTCTCTCGGCACTGACTGGATAACCGGGAACGCGATGTATCTGGCGTCCTTCAGTTCAATCCGGGTTGGCTTTGATGACTGCTCATCGCCGGCGAGGGATACCTGGACGAACACCAATGTGCCCGCGGCCGCGTCGCTCGATCCAATCCTGTTTACCGATCACATGCGCGTGCCGGGCGACACCTCGCCCGACCGCACTTTTGTCTCGCAACTCACAGGACAAGACAGCACGACGTTCTTCACCGATAACGATGGCGGATCGTATCTGCCGAGCCAGGGCGGGGGAATCCCATCGGGAGTCGATCACCAGACGATTGGGGCGGGGCCGTATAACGGGGGCGCCGTCCCTCCGCCACCACCTCATCCCACTTATCCGAACGCGGTCTATTATTGTTCGCAGGACGTCGCGGCTTCATTTTGCGCGCGCAGCGATGACGGCGGCGTAACTTTTGGCGCCGGTATTCCTATCTACGACGCCACTCAGTGCACCGGGATTCACGGCCACGTCAAGGTGGCGCGGGATGGAACGGTTTATGTGCCGAATCGCAGCTGTAACGGCAAGGCTGCCGTGGTTGTCTCCAACGACAACGGTCTTACCTGGGCGGTGAAACCCGTGCCGACGAGCAGCACGACCGGCTTCCTGGTTGATCCTTCGGTTGGCATTGGCGACAACGATGTCGGTAAGCCGGGCGGTCAGCCAAGTAACACGATTTATCTCGGCTATCAGGCTTCGGACAGTCACGCGCACATCGCCGTCTCGCACGACAAGGGCGATACCTGGACGAGCGACCAGGATGTCGGCACTGCCTTGGGGATTGTGAACTCAACCTTCCCGGAAGTTGTTGGCGGGGACGACAACCGCGCGGCGTATGCGTTCTTCGGCACGACTGTGCCCGGTGACTATACCAACCAGGCCACCTTCAACCAGAGTGCGCCGTGGCATCTGTACATCGCGACGACTTTCGATGCCGGTTTGACCTGGACCACGGTCGACGCCACCCCGAACGATCCCGTCCAGCGCGGCTCGATTTGCAATTTGGGGACGACCGCTTGCATGCGGACTCCGAATGATCGCAATCTGCTCGACTTCATGGACGAAACCGTGGATGCGCAAGGGCGCACTCTCGTGGGTTATCCGGACGGCTGCGTGGACGCATGTGTCACCAATCCCACCGGTGCGCACCCGAACTCCTATACCGCGCGAGCGTCGATCGCGCGGCAGTCTGGCGGGAAACGTTTGTTCTCGGCGTTCGATCCAAATCCACCGGAGCCGGTGCCTCCCGCGCCACCGCGCGTGGATAGCGTTTACCGCGATGCCGCTAATGTCGTCCATGTTAATTGGTCAGAGCCCGACCACGGCGGTTCGCCGATCATCGGTTACAACGTTTATCGCCGGACGACGAGCGGTGCATTCGGTGCTCCGATAATGCTGCCTGCGGGGACGACCTCCTATTATGACACGACGGCTGACCCGGCCACCGCTTATTTGTATAAGGTAACGGCTGTCAATGCCATCGGCGAGGGGTCGAGCTGTGGAGAATTTCCCATCGGCGCTCCGCCTCCGACTAATCCGTGCAGCGCGTCCGGCTTCCTCGTTTCGACGGATCCAACGGGCGATCAGATTGGCGCGCCAACAATAAATGCCGACCTCGACGCCCAGTCCGTTTCGATTTCAGAGCCATTCCAGAATGGCGGCCCAAACAAACTCGTCTTTACGCTGAAGGTCGCTGACCTCAGTACGATTCTCCCGGGCCGGCAATGGAGGATCGTGTGGACTCCACCGACCGCGCCGTTACCGGCGGGTGCTGATCGGTATTACGTCGGCATGAGTTCCAACGGAGCTGTGGTGAGTTTCGATTATGGCGTGGTTACCTCCTCGGGCAATGAGCCTGTGGTCCAGGGAACGTCTCTCGATCCATCTCCGTTGATCACTGGCTCGTTCACTCCGGACGGCTTTATCGTCATCACGGTTGCAAATAGCGCCGTCGGGAACCCCGGACCAGGAGACGTCTTCAATCTGGTCAGCGCGAGAAACGTTGCCGGTCCTCCCAACCAGCCGATCGGGAGAGGAACGGCCATAGACTCGTCTGGCGACGGAGTATATACCGTGGTCGGAAACGTTGCCTGCGGGCCCACGGGTGGGACGCCTACTCCTACACCAACGGCAACCCCAACCCCAACGGCGACTGCCACTGCGACCGCAACGGCTACTCCGACAGCGACCGCAACAGCTACAGCGACGTCTACACCAACTGCGACAGCGACGCCGATAGTGACGGCCACGCCCACGGCCACTGCCACAGCGACACCGATCGTAACGGCGACTCCGACGGCAACTGCGACAGCGACGCCGATAGTGACGGCTACGCCAACGGCAACCGCCACAGCGCCGCCGATCGTAACGGCGACTCCGACGGCAACTGCGACAGCGACGCCGATAGTGACGGCTACGCCAACGGCCACCGCCACAGCGACGCCGATTGTAACGCCTACGCCGACGGCAAGCGCGACAGCGACGCCGATAGTGACGGCCACGCCCACGGCCACTGCCACAGCAACGCCGATCGTAACGGCCACTCCGACGGCGACCGCGACCGCCACGCCGATCGTAACGGCGACGCCAACGGCAACCGCCACAGCTACGCCGATTGTAACGCCTACGCCGACGGCAAGCGCGACCGCCACGCCGATAGTGACGGCCACGCCCACGGCCACTGCCACGCCGATCGTAACGGCTACTCCGACGGCGACCGCTACAGCCACGCCGATAGTGACGGCCACTCCCACGGCGACAGCCACGCCGATCGTAACGGCTACTCCAACGGCGACCGCTACAGCCACGCCGATCGTGACGGCTACTCCAACGGCGACCGCAACGGTTGCACCAACTGCGACCGCCACGGCCACACCCGCGTCGCAGCCGCTCAATTTGTCCACCCGTATGAGAGTGGATACGGGTGATAACGCCGGAATCGGTGGCCTTATCATTACCGGAAGCGCTCCGAAAAAGGTGATTATCCGAGCGATCGGACCCTCCTTGACGACGTTCGGCTTCCCGGCGTCTGAGTTGCTGGCCGATCCGACCCTGGAGGTGCATGGTCCCGGCGCCTTCATTACGCTCACGAACAACAACTGGAGAGATACTCAGCAAACGGAGATCGAAGCCAGCGGGTTGGCGCCGACGAATATTCTGGAGTCGGCGATCATCGCAGTATTGCCGCCTGGCGCTTACACAGCGGTCGTGCGTGGTAACGGAGCTGGGGTGGGGGTGGGCCTGGTTGAAGTCTACGATCTCGACGTGGCGGCAGCGTCCAAGCTCGGCAACCTCAGCACCCGTGCCTTTGTTCGCACGGGCAACAACGTGGTGATTGCCGGGTTTATCCTGGGTAACGGGGCGGGTGACGATCGCGTGGTGGTCCGTGGCCTTGGGCCGAGCCTGAGCCAATTCGGAATCTCGAACCCGTTGCAGGATCCTACGCTGGAGCTTCGCGACCAAAATGGGACGCTTCTGAAATCGAACAATGACTGGGCGGATGATCCGGCTCAGGCCGCCGAGATAACGGCTGCCGGGTTAGCGCCCTCCAACGGGAAGGAGTCCGCCATCGCGGCGACCCTGCCGCCGGGCCTTTACACAGCTATCCTTGCCGGAGCCGGCGCTACTAACGGCGTTGGGCTCGTAGAAGTTTATGATCGCGGTGACGGACCTTAG
- a CDS encoding glucose-6-phosphate isomerase, translated as MASSSLWPRFQKYFLRYDDLDISIDISRMRFADDFFSRIQPRVEKAFAAMRELEAGAIANPDEQRMVGHYWLRDAKLAPTPELRTDIEETNARIKQFATDIHAGKIAPQKSDRFKHVLLVGIGGSALGPQFLADALGEMTDPMNIHFLDNTDPDGFDRVFSRIGHHVAHTLTVAISKSGGTKETRNGMLEAGAFYEKAGLDFGKHAVAVTGIGSELDDHAKANGWLARFPMHDWVGGRTSIMSAVGLVPAALEGFDIDAFLGGAAAMDAKTRVADAAQNAAMLLALMWHYAGNGRGEKDMVVLPYKDRLMLFSKYLQQLVMESLGKEKDLDGKVVHQGIAVYGNKGSTDQHAYVQQLRDGVLNFFVTFIEVRKDRATPRFEVEKGVTSGDYLQGFLRGTRAALYENDRESITISIPEVSAFTVGALIALYERAVGFYATLVNINAYHQPGVEAGKKAATRVLQLQSRVEKSLSSGSGKTAEEIAGELDADAEDVFHILRHLVANDPAIHVSGGTAIADQKFSRTP; from the coding sequence ATGGCTTCGTCATCTCTTTGGCCGCGTTTCCAAAAGTACTTTTTGCGTTACGACGATCTCGATATCTCCATCGACATCAGCCGCATGCGTTTCGCCGATGACTTTTTTTCCAGAATCCAGCCCCGGGTGGAAAAAGCGTTTGCCGCGATGCGGGAACTCGAGGCCGGCGCGATCGCGAACCCGGATGAGCAACGAATGGTCGGCCACTATTGGCTGCGAGATGCAAAACTCGCTCCGACGCCAGAGCTCCGAACCGATATCGAGGAAACGAACGCGCGCATAAAGCAATTCGCCACCGACATCCACGCGGGGAAGATCGCCCCGCAAAAAAGCGACCGGTTCAAACATGTTTTGTTAGTCGGTATCGGCGGCTCCGCTCTCGGCCCGCAATTCCTGGCCGACGCCCTGGGTGAAATGACGGATCCGATGAACATCCATTTTCTCGATAACACGGATCCGGATGGGTTTGATCGTGTCTTCAGTCGCATTGGTCACCACGTGGCCCACACCCTCACGGTGGCCATCTCAAAATCCGGCGGTACCAAGGAGACTCGCAATGGGATGCTTGAGGCCGGGGCGTTCTACGAGAAGGCGGGACTCGATTTCGGCAAGCATGCGGTCGCCGTCACCGGGATTGGCAGCGAGCTCGACGACCACGCCAAGGCGAACGGATGGCTGGCGCGTTTTCCAATGCATGACTGGGTCGGCGGCCGGACCTCGATCATGAGCGCGGTGGGTTTGGTGCCGGCCGCTCTCGAAGGCTTCGATATCGATGCCTTTCTTGGTGGCGCTGCGGCTATGGACGCGAAAACTCGCGTGGCCGATGCCGCTCAAAACGCCGCCATGCTCCTGGCCTTGATGTGGCATTACGCAGGAAATGGCCGCGGCGAAAAGGATATGGTGGTCCTGCCTTACAAGGACCGGCTCATGTTGTTCAGCAAATACCTGCAACAACTGGTGATGGAGTCGCTAGGCAAGGAAAAGGATCTCGACGGCAAGGTCGTCCACCAGGGGATTGCCGTATACGGGAACAAAGGTTCGACCGATCAGCACGCTTACGTGCAGCAGCTGCGCGATGGCGTGCTGAATTTCTTCGTTACGTTTATCGAGGTCCGGAAGGATCGGGCGACGCCCCGGTTCGAAGTGGAGAAGGGCGTCACCAGCGGTGATTACCTCCAGGGATTTTTGCGCGGGACCCGCGCCGCCCTTTACGAAAATGACCGCGAATCGATCACAATCTCAATCCCCGAAGTAAGCGCTTTTACGGTCGGCGCGCTGATTGCCCTGTACGAGCGGGCGGTCGGCTTTTATGCCACGCTGGTCAATATCAACGCCTACCATCAGCCGGGAGTTGAAGCCGGGAAAAAAGCGGCGACTCGGGTGCTCCAACTCCAGAGTCGCGTCGAAAAGAGTTTAAGCAGCGGGTCCGGGAAGACGGCGGAAGAAATCGCCGGTGAGCTGGACGCTGATGCGGAAGATGTCTTTCACATCCTCCGGCACCTCGTGGCAAACGACCCGGCCATTCATGTTTCCGGCGGGACTGCAATTGCCGATCAGAAGTTTTCCCGTACCCCATAG
- a CDS encoding sigma-54 dependent transcriptional regulator, translated as MTAENRRILIIDDERPILLTLEALLGRHGYQTQTAANASFGMRALKENPPAVLLLDLQLPDADGLETLEQVKSEYPDTQVIILTAHDSLNNAIESIKRGAYHFISKPYAPEELLSLIEKALEKQSLLRETEQLRKKTKQLEKRLEIAETRLAPVMKSKSMQEIEELIDAMAPSEANVLITGESGVGKEVIANFIHSRSRRADKLMIKLNCAAFPQAMIESELFGYVKGAFTGATNDFPGMIAAAAGSTLFLDEISEMPAELQTRFLRVLQEREYRSLGSTKTVKADFRVIAATNRPIASALAENRLRSDLYYRLNTFQIEIPPLRERKEDIPPLVSNFLKQFARELNKPEPEIAPEAFQKLLDYAWPGNVRELQNAMEYAVVLARKEKITVKELPAEVQLPAALQQAERHSNGVSGGQNLDDLERNAIIQALAQCHGNKKKAAQILGIQRPTLYNKMKRYAIEL; from the coding sequence ATGACCGCTGAAAATCGACGCATTCTGATCATCGACGACGAGCGTCCGATTCTCCTCACTCTCGAGGCCCTTCTCGGCCGCCACGGTTACCAGACGCAGACAGCTGCCAACGCTTCCTTCGGGATGCGCGCGCTAAAGGAAAATCCTCCCGCGGTTCTATTGCTCGATCTGCAGCTGCCCGATGCCGATGGTTTGGAGACGCTGGAGCAGGTAAAAAGCGAATACCCCGACACGCAGGTGATTATCCTCACCGCCCACGATTCGCTTAATAACGCCATCGAATCGATCAAACGCGGCGCCTACCATTTTATCAGCAAGCCGTACGCGCCCGAGGAGCTCCTCAGCCTGATCGAAAAGGCTCTCGAGAAACAATCGCTGCTCCGCGAGACCGAACAGCTTCGGAAAAAAACGAAACAGCTGGAGAAGCGGCTCGAAATTGCGGAGACCCGCCTGGCGCCGGTGATGAAGAGCAAATCGATGCAGGAGATCGAGGAATTGATCGACGCGATGGCGCCTTCGGAAGCGAACGTCCTCATTACCGGCGAGAGCGGCGTGGGCAAGGAAGTGATCGCGAATTTCATCCACAGTCGCAGCCGTCGCGCCGACAAACTGATGATCAAACTGAACTGTGCGGCTTTTCCCCAGGCCATGATCGAATCGGAACTCTTCGGCTACGTGAAAGGCGCCTTCACCGGCGCGACGAACGATTTTCCGGGGATGATTGCGGCGGCAGCCGGCAGCACCCTGTTTCTCGACGAGATTTCCGAAATGCCGGCGGAATTACAGACTCGTTTTCTCCGCGTGCTCCAGGAACGGGAGTACCGTTCCCTCGGCAGCACGAAAACGGTAAAAGCGGATTTCCGGGTGATCGCGGCCACGAACCGCCCGATTGCGAGTGCGCTGGCGGAGAATCGTTTGCGGTCGGATCTCTATTATCGCCTGAACACCTTCCAGATCGAGATCCCGCCTTTGCGCGAACGAAAGGAAGATATTCCGCCCCTGGTCTCCAACTTTTTGAAACAATTCGCCCGGGAATTGAACAAGCCTGAGCCGGAGATCGCGCCCGAAGCGTTCCAAAAGCTGCTCGATTACGCCTGGCCGGGAAACGTGCGGGAATTGCAAAACGCGATGGAATACGCCGTGGTTCTCGCCCGCAAGGAGAAGATCACCGTGAAAGAATTACCCGCGGAGGTCCAGTTGCCGGCGGCGCTTCAGCAGGCGGAGCGACACAGCAATGGTGTGAGTGGCGGGCAGAATCTCGACGATCTCGAGCGCAACGCCATTATCCAGGCCCTGGCCCAATGCCACGGAAACAAGAAGAAGGCCGCCCAGATTCTCGGCATCCAGCGTCCGACGCTTTACAACAAGATGAAGCGCTACGCGATCGAGCTGTGA